One Rhododendron vialii isolate Sample 1 chromosome 2a, ASM3025357v1 genomic region harbors:
- the LOC131316869 gene encoding uncharacterized protein LOC131316869 isoform X1: MDVAVKTLFLGLSPNVTILMVNQNADVFIPHLSSKRETFPLQIRYNVKEFRNRAHPKMQFAVSAVAAKTSVEDLEGLSSPSQDFSVTASGTSEANELKLSVEVSGAKTVAIFDDVFSKMVAAAQPIPGFRRVKGGKTPNIPEDVLLQILGPSEVYKQVIKKVINSTIAEFVEKEGLTVSTDLRVEQSFEDLEAKFEPGDKFSFDAVVQLRELN, encoded by the exons ATACTAATGGTTAACCAAAATGCAGATGTCTTCATTCCACATCTTTCGTCGAAAAGAGAAACCTTTCCCCTTCAAATCAGATACAATGTCAAAGAGTTTCGGAACAG GGCGCATCCCAAGATGCAATTTGCTGTTTCTGCAGTGGCAGCAAAGACAA GTGTAGAGGATCTTGAAGGTTTGTCTTCTCCATCTCAAGATTTCTCAGTTACTGCAAGTGGTACTAGCGAGGCCAACGAACTAAAG TTAAGTGTGGAGGTATCCGGAGCTAAAACTGTAGCAATTTTTGATGATGTCTTCTCCAAAATGGTTGCTGCTGCCCAGCCAATTCCAGGCTTTAGAAGAGTAAAAGGAG GAAAAACACCCAAT ATACCTGAAGACGTTCTTTTGCAAATTCTTGGACCGTCCGAAGTTTACAAGCAAGTGATTAAGAAAGTAATCAATTCTACTATAGCTGAATTTGTAGAGAAG GAAGGTTTGACGGTGAGTACAGACTTGAGAGTTGAGCAGAGCTTTGAAGATCTTGAAGCCAAATTTGAACCGGGTGATAAATTCAGCTTTGATGCCGTTGTTCAGCTCCGAGAATTGAATTGA
- the LOC131316869 gene encoding uncharacterized protein LOC131316869 isoform X2, translating to MQFAVSAVAAKTSVEDLEGLSSPSQDFSVTASGTSEANELKLSVEVSGAKTVAIFDDVFSKMVAAAQPIPGFRRVKGGKTPNIPEDVLLQILGPSEVYKQVIKKVINSTIAEFVEKEGLTVSTDLRVEQSFEDLEAKFEPGDKFSFDAVVQLRELN from the exons ATGCAATTTGCTGTTTCTGCAGTGGCAGCAAAGACAA GTGTAGAGGATCTTGAAGGTTTGTCTTCTCCATCTCAAGATTTCTCAGTTACTGCAAGTGGTACTAGCGAGGCCAACGAACTAAAG TTAAGTGTGGAGGTATCCGGAGCTAAAACTGTAGCAATTTTTGATGATGTCTTCTCCAAAATGGTTGCTGCTGCCCAGCCAATTCCAGGCTTTAGAAGAGTAAAAGGAG GAAAAACACCCAAT ATACCTGAAGACGTTCTTTTGCAAATTCTTGGACCGTCCGAAGTTTACAAGCAAGTGATTAAGAAAGTAATCAATTCTACTATAGCTGAATTTGTAGAGAAG GAAGGTTTGACGGTGAGTACAGACTTGAGAGTTGAGCAGAGCTTTGAAGATCTTGAAGCCAAATTTGAACCGGGTGATAAATTCAGCTTTGATGCCGTTGTTCAGCTCCGAGAATTGAATTGA